The following proteins are encoded in a genomic region of Gossypium hirsutum isolate 1008001.06 chromosome D05, Gossypium_hirsutum_v2.1, whole genome shotgun sequence:
- the LOC107903546 gene encoding NAC transcription factor 56-like (The RefSeq protein has 2 substitutions, 1 non-frameshifting indel compared to this genomic sequence) — protein sequence MESTDSSIGSQQPNLPPGFRFHPTDEELVVHYLKKKASSAPLPVAIIAEVDLYKFDPWELPAKATFGEQEWYFFSPRDRKYPNGVRPNRAATSGYWKATGTDKPVLTSGGTQKVGVKKALVFYGGKPPKGIKTSWIMHEYRLADNKNNNKPPGYDFSNKKNSLRLDDWVLCRIYKKNNTHRPLDQDKDDSIDDMLGSIQPSISIGNQHNNPKFQFASKGTATSFGTLLENHEHSLFDGMMGNNSDEGINNGSMSQSMVNPLKRNLPSLFWTDETSIEPQANKKFHGDSNDGSMEKMDGNGSVTTLLSQLPESPSLQQQQETMMGSMGDGIYRPPFQLPGLHWYS from the exons ATGGAGAGCACGGACTCTTCGATTGGCTCGCAGCAGCCTAACCTACCACCAGGGTTCAGGTTCCACCCTACAGATGAGGAACTAGTGGTTCACTATCTCAAGAAAAAGGCTAGCTCAGCTCCTTTGCCTGTTGCGATCATTGCTGAGGTTGATTTATACAAGTTTGATCCATGGGAGTTACCAG CAAAGGCGACATTTGGTGAGCAAGAATGGTATTTTTTTAGTCCCAGAGACCGAAAGTATCCGAACGGAGTTCGGCCAAACAGGGCGGCGACTTCGGGTTATTGGAAAGCTACCGGAACCGATAAGCCGGTATTAACATCCGGTGGGACTCAAAAGGTTGGTGTGAAGAAAGCACTGGTTTTCTATGGAGGGAAGCCACCTAAAGGGATTAAAACTAGTTGGATTATGCACGAATATAGGCTCGCTGATAATAAGAATAACAACAAGCCTCCTGGATATGACTTTAGCAGCAAGAAAAACTCATTAAGG ctTGATGATTGGGTGTTATGTCGAATCTACAAGAAAAACAACACACATAGACCTTTGGATCAGGATAAAGATGACTCCATAGATGACATGCTTGGTTCAATACAACCTTCAATATCAATTGGTAACCAACATAATAACCCCAAATTTCAATTTGCATCAAAGGGTACTGCTACAAGTTTTGGCACACTGCTTGAAAACCATGAACATAGCTTGTTTGATGGAATGATGGGGAATAATAGTGATGAAGGGATCAACAATGGTTCAATGTCTCAATCTATGGTTAATCCACTCACAAGGAATCTCCCATCACTGTTTTGGACCGATGAAACCTCAATAGAGCCACAAGCAAACAAGAAATTTCATGGGGATAGCAATGATGGAAGCATGGAAAAGATGGATGGGAATGGTTCTGTTACCACTCTGCTTAGCCAGCTACCAGAAAGTCCTTCATTACAACAACAACAAGAAGAAACAATGATGGGGTCAATGGGAGATGGGATTTATAGGCCTCCATTTCAACTTCCAGGACTCCATTGGTACTCTTAA